In Gossypium arboreum isolate Shixiya-1 chromosome 6, ASM2569848v2, whole genome shotgun sequence, the following are encoded in one genomic region:
- the LOC108486181 gene encoding probable sugar phosphate/phosphate translocator At3g11320 has product MKNQSKMFTIGLVSAWYSSNIGVLLLNKYLLSNYGFKYPIFLTMCHMTACSLLSYIAIAWMKMVPMQTIRSRVQFFKITTLSLVFCVSVVFGNISLRYLPVSFNQAVGATTPFFTAVFAYLMTLKREGWLTYITLVPVVTGVIIASGGEPSFHLFGFIMCISATAARALKSVLQGILLSSEGEKLNSMNLLLYMAPIAVVFLLPATLIMEENVVGITLALARDDVKIIWYLLFNSALAYFVNLTNFLVTKHTSALTLQVLGNAKGAVAVVVSILIFRNPVSVTGMLGYTLTVFGVILYSEAKKRSK; this is encoded by the exons ATGAAAAACCAATCGAAAATGTTCACGATCGGGCTAGTGTCAGCCTGGTACTCTTCCAACATAGGTGTCTTGTTGTTAAACAAGTATTTACTAAGCAATTACGGTTTCAAATACCCAATCTTCTTAACCATGTGTCACATGACAGCTTGTTCTTTGTTAAGCTACATCGCAATTGCATGGATGAAGATGGTTCCAATGCAGACCATTCGATCTAGGGTTCAGTTTTTCAAGATCACGACTTTGAGTTTAGTCTTTTGCGTGTCGGTTGTGTTTGGGAATATTTCTTTAAGGTATTTGCCGGTGAGTTTCAATCAGGCTGTCGGTGCTACGACACCGTTTTTCACTGCGGTTTTCGCTTACTTGATGACATTGAAGAGGGAAGGCTGGCTTACTTATATTACTCTAGTCCCTGTTGTTACTGGGGTTATCATTGCCAGTGGG GGTGAACCGAGTTTCCATCTGTTTGGGTTTATCATGTGCATTTCAGCTACGGCTGCACGAGCTCTCAAGTCAGTTTTACAAGGAATTTTGCTTTCATCCGAAGG AGAGAAGCTGAATTCCATGAACCTCCTCCTTTACATGGCTCCGATAGCTGTCGTATTTCTACTTCCAGCAACACTCATTATGGAGGAAAATGTGGTGGGTATAACCCTTGCCCTTGCCCGAGATGATGTCAAGATCATATGGTATCTACTATTCAATTCAGCACTAGCATACTTTGTGAATTTGACCAACTTTTTGGTCACGAAACACACCAGCGCCCTAACTTTGCAG GTTCTAGGAAACGCAAAAGGAGCCGTAGCTGTTGTGGTTTCgattttaatttttagaaatcCAGTTTCCGTTACTGGGATGCTTGGTTATACCCTCACGGTCTTCGGGGTTATACTCTACAGTGAAGCCAAGAAACGAAGCAAATGA
- the LOC108485888 gene encoding proline transporter 2 — translation MIKKEPNMIEDDKFDVESDRFSTVEIPETAHKISTDSWFQAGVVLTSGVNSVFVLGYSGTIMVHLGWIGGVVGLVLATAISLYANMLVAKLHEFRGKRHIRYRDLAAEIYGRKAYYITWALQYVNLFMINIGFLILGASSLKACYVLFVEEVTMKLPYFTAIAGFVCILFAISTPNLSSLRVWLACSTILSLIYIVVASVLAAKDGMNAPPRDYSIHGTTASKIFSIIGASSNLMFAFNTGMVPEIQATLRQPAVENMLKALYFQFTIGVVPMYAITFIGYWAYGASASTYLLSNVSGPVWVKAAANISAFLQSVVALHIFASPAYEYMDTKFKITGGAFELKSLTFRIVARGGYLVISSTVSALLPFLGDFESLTGALSTFPLTFILASHMYLVANKSSLSSLQQSWLWLNVVFFSCMSIAATVAAIRLIVVDSKKYHVFADV, via the exons atGATCAAAAAAGAGCCAAACATGATAGAAGATGATAAATTTGATGTCGAAAGTGATAGGTTTTCAACTGTTGAGATCCCTGAAACTGCTCATAAAATTAGCACTG ATTCATGGTTCCAGGCAGGAGTTGTGTTGACGAGTGGGGTGAACAGTGTGTTTGTGTTGGGATATTCAGGGACCATCATGGTCCATCTTGGCTGGATCGGAGGTGTAGTTGGTCTGGTTTTAGCCACCGCCATATCTTTGTATGCTAATATGCTTGTTGCCAAGCTTCATGAATTTAGAGGAAAGCGCCATATCAGATACAGAGATCTTGCTGCTGAAATATACG GTAGGAAAGCTTATTATATAACATGGGCATTGCAATATGTTAATCTATTCATGATCAACATTGGGTTTCTCATTTTGGGTGCTTCTTCTTTAAAG GCTTGTTATGTGCTTTTCGTGGAAGAGGTTACCATGAAGCTTCCATATTTTACAGCCATAGCCGGATTTGTTTGTATATTATTTGCCATTTCAACCCCTAATTTGTCGTCTCTAAGAGTATGGTTAGCATGTTCCACCATTCTCAGCCTCATTTACATCGTTGTCGCATCCGTGCTCGCTGCTAAAGATG GAATGAATGCACCACCTAGAGATTATAGCATACATGGGACAACAGCCAGTAAAATATTTTCAATCATAGGGGCATCTTCAAATCTTATGTTTGCTTTCAATACTGGAATGGTTCCAGAAATACAG GCAACATTGAGGCAGCCTGCAGTGGAAAATATGCTGAAAGCTTTGTACTTTCAGTTCACCATTGGAGTCGTACCGATGTATGCGATTACTTTTATTGGCTACTGGGCTTACGGAGCTTCGGCATCAACGTATTTGCTTAGTAACGTAAGCGGTCCAGTTTGGGTAAAGGCCGCTGCTAACATTTCGGCCTTCCTGCAATCAGTCGTTGCTTTGCAT ATATTCGCCAGTCCAGCATACGAGTACATGGACACAAAGTTCAAAATCACCGGAGGAGCCTTTGAGTTAAAAAGCTTAACTTTCCGAATCGTAGCAAGGGGTGGTTACCTTGTTATCAGCTCAACGGTGTCGGCTCTTCTCCCGTTCCTCGGGGATTTTGAGAGTCTTACAGGAGCATTAAGCACATTTCcattaacatttatacttgcaAGCCATATGTATCTTGTGGCAAATAAGAGCTCACTGAGTAGTTTACAACAATCATGGCTTTGGCTCAATGTCGTTTTCTTTAGTTGTATGTCGATTGCAGCAACAGTTGCGGCTATAAGGCTGATAGTTGTTGATTCCAAAAAATATCATGTATTTGCTGATGTATGA
- the LOC108486182 gene encoding 60S ribosomal protein L35a-1-like yields the protein MVKGRQGERVRLYVKGTILGYKRSKSNQYPNTSLIQIEGVNTKEEVAWYAGKRMAYIYKAKVKKNGSHYRCIWGKVTRPHGNSGVVRAKFKSNLPPKSMGDRVRVFMYPSNI from the exons ATGGTGAAGGGACGCCAAGGAGAGCGAGTCAG ACTCTATGTAAAAGGAACTATCTTGGGTTACAAGAG GTCAAAATCAAACCAGTATCCAAACACTTCATTGATCCAGATTGAGGGAGTTAACACTAAGGAGGAAGTAGCTTGGTATGCCGGCAAGCGAATGGCGTATATTTACAAAGCTAAGGTGAAGAAGAATGGCTCGCACTATCGCTGCATTTGGGGAAAGGTTACTAGACCTCACGGAAATAGTGGTGTTGTTCGTGCTAAGTTCAAGTCTAATCTTCCCCCCAAATCTATG GGAGATAGAGTCCGAGTCTTCATGTACCCCAGCAATATATAA
- the LOC108485861 gene encoding uncharacterized protein LOC108485861, with amino-acid sequence MGEQIDDAEFWLPSEILMEDDILMEKQNNTELFPYEFEHSYDSFSALSFPVESTVGPAETESSDRDEFLAGLTRRLVLSMNHKLTLYGLSLNNNEANGGLARSAQWTQSNGGSQVAKYSDINHGRNLPNTQNHGFMKKSNQSVSCNLVQTNHYDGRQMKARNRQQQPKQKKSRLKSNKVGERGECSRASFQVQSQQLPTRVILLQGFRNVKTESVGTGVFLPRKYHNQPSKPRKKSGCTMVLVPAKVVQALNLNFDGTNNGFASNYAVLIPRRNANLRQENRNDRAMGSLNLPQDWTY; translated from the exons ATGGGTGAGCAGATAGATGATGCTGAGTTTTGGCTCCCCTCCGagattttaatggaagatgatatTCTTATGGAAAAACAAAATAACACTGAATTGTTCCCCTACGAGTTTGAGCACTCATACGACTCGTTCTCAGCTCTTAGCTTCCCCGTTGAATCTACTGTTGGGCCTGCTGAGACTGAGAGCAGTGACCGGGATGAGTTTCTTGCTGGGTTGACTCGCCGACTTGTTCTCTCCATGAATCATAAACTCACCCTATATGGTCTTTCCCTCAACAACAACGAG GCAAATGGAGGTTTGGCGAGATCAGCACAGTGGACTCAGAGCAATGGCGGTTCTCAAGTAGCGAAATACAGCGACATTAACCATGGAAGAAACCTACCCAACACTCAAAACCATGGATTTATGAAGAAGTCAAACCAGAGTGTTTCTTGTAATCTTGTTCAAACAAATCAT TATGATGGAAGGCAAATGAAGGCAAGAAATCGGCAGCAGCAGCCGAAGCAGAAGAAGAGTAGATTAAAGAGTAATAAAGTAGGTGAGAGGGGTGAATGTTCAAGGGCTTCATTTCAAGTTCAATCACAACAGCTGCCTACGAGAGTGATTTTACTCCAGGGATTTCGTAATGTTAAAACAGAGTCCGTTGGAACTGGTGTTTTCTTACCTCGTAAATATCACAACCAACCTTCTAAGCCTCGCAAGAAATCAG GTTGCACAATGGTTCTAGTACCAGCAAAGGTTGTCCAAGCATTAAACCTCAACTTTGATGGCACAAATAATGGTTTTGCATCAAACTACG CTGTTTTGATACCCAGAAGAAATGCAAACTTGAGACAAGAAAATAGAAATGATAGAGCAATGGGAAGCTTAAATCTGCCTCAGGATTGGACTTATTAA
- the LOC108486183 gene encoding uncharacterized protein At2g39910, protein MSNSLPDLHSHLSQLRKPILDSLSKTPYTPQETSTISVKSTLESLLSVESPVKDFALACALLSSSRCSTHELLTWIPSQLSTAAETAFSDLSQAYNDSLPGHEKRNLAGELMLEILPVLKYRIKESSIDKSDETDEFSAASARAPVGFAILAAYQFRWFVSQIEYPDLGKMIILVVPCALTCLDHWSPEVKGQGMISFIHVAKNVKAVELDSYGDVILDACCQNIASDDEIWQYVVEMSVLLVTCIQRDNPRSLWFEKTLNEMLSHLERQPRNKERRIAWLKLIEPIFNSIGLLILAHIRRIFPLFFQWMHVDDDETILLVLKRVQTAVRLTWLRHTPYVERLLDELVVLFKEAALRKAREEIRTDIRNLLIMLQQCKGLQFERAWNKHQDDPNLTSLACNLSASRE, encoded by the exons ATGTCGAACTCACTCCCCGACCTCCATAGCCATCTCTCTCA ATTAAGGAAGCCAATCCTCGACTCGCTCTCGAAAACGCCATATACTCCTCAAGAAACCTCAACAATCTCCGTAAAATCAACGCTCGAATCTCTACTCTCAGTTGAATCGCCAGTAAAAGACTTCGCCTTAGCTTGCGCATTACTCTCCTCTTCTCGCTGTTCCACTCACGAGCTTCTCACATGGATCCCCAGCCAACTTTCGACCGCCGCGGAAACCGCCTTTTCCGACCTTTCGCAAGCTTACAACGACTCCCTTCCTGGCCATGAGAAGAGAAATTTGGCGGGGGAATTAATGCTGGAAATCTTACCAGTTTTGAAGTACAGGATTAAGGAGAGCTCGATTGACAAGAGTGATGAAACCGACGAATTTTCCGCAGCGTCAGCTAGGGCTCCCGTAGGTTTCGCCATTTTGGCTGCTTATCAATTTAGATGGTTTGTTTCTCAG ATTGAATATCCAGATttgggtaaaatgataattttggttGTTCCTTGTGCGTTAACTTGTCTCGATCACTGGTCGCCGGAGGTGAAA GGGCAGGGGATGATTAGCTTTATACATGTAGCAAAAAATGTGAAAGCAGTGGAGCTTGATTCGTATGGAGATGTGATTCTTGATGCTTGCTGCCAGAACATTGCTTCTGATGATGAGATATGGCAATATGTTGTGGAGATGTCGGTGCTACTAGTTACTTGTATTCAAAGAGACAATCCCCGTAGTTTGTG GTTTGAGAAGACGCTGAATGAGATGTTGAGCCATTTGGAGCGGCAGCCAAGGAATAAGGAGCGACGTATTGCTTGGCTTAAACTTATTGAGCCAATCTTCAATTCTATTGGCCTTCTAATATTAGCCCATATTAGGCGTATTTTCCCACTATTCTTCCAGTGGATGCATGTTGATGATGATGAAACAATTTTACTG GTTCTCAAACGAGTTCAAACAGCTGTCCGGTTAACATGGTTACGGCATACACCATACGTTGAAAG ATTGCTAGATGAACTTGTGGTATTATTCAAAGAAGCAGCACTGAGAAAGGCACGTGAAGAAATTCGAACTGATATTCGTAATCTACTAATCATGCTTCAGCA ATGCAAAGGTCTACAGTTTGAAAGAGCCTGGAACAAGCACCAGGATGATCCCAACTTGACCTCCCTGGCTTGTAATCTATCAGCAAGCAGAGAATAG